TCATTCAACGAGCTGACCACGGAAGACCGTATCTACAAGGGAGATTATAAAAAATGGATTAAATTTGCCAATTCCCTGAAGTTGCGTATCGCTATCCGCATCAGCAACGCAGTGCCCGAATATGCCCAGAAGAGAGCAGAAGAAGCCGTATCGCATCCATACGGAGTGATGGACAGCAACGACTGCGACGCTTACGACGACATCTCCGCTACGAACTACAAGAATGGTCTTGCCAGTGTGAACTCATGGGGCGAAGTCCGTGCCAACGCCTGTATCGTCTCCTTCATGAACGGTTATAAAGACCCGCGCTGCGAATCTTACTTTACGAAATCGTCCGTATCCAGTGAGTATGACTATATCGGCGTACGTTCCGGCATACAAGGCATCACTACCAGTATGTTCTCCGCCTATTCCACCGTCAAAGTGGAGACGAAAACCCCGATGCTGATATTCAACGCAGCCGAAGTCGCTTTCCTACGTGCTGAAGGCGCATTGAAGAAGTGGAACATGGGTGGAACGGCTGAGGATTTCTACAAAGAAGGTATCCGCCTGTCATTCAACGAACGCGGCGTATCCGGTGCCGATGCATACATCGCCAACACCACGAACGTGCCGGCAGACTACGCCTGTCCGCTGAACTCTGCCTACAACTACACCAATCCGTGCAAACTACCGGTAGCCTGGGATAAAACGGGCCCCAACGCAGACGAAGACAACCTGCAGCGTATCCTGACACAGAAGATGATTGCCAACTTCCCGATTGGAAACGAAACATGGGCAGACTTCCGCCGTACCGGATACCCGGCTGTATTCCCCGCACACGACAACCTTTCAACGCAAGGTGTCACCAAAGAACGCCAGCAACGCCGCCTGCGTTTCTCGGAAGACGAATACAGCAGTAATGAAGCCAATGTGACAGAAGCTTGTTCCTTCTTATCGAACGGACAAGACACGGACGCTACCGATTTATGGTGGGCTAAGAAAAATTAAACGGATGAATTACTAAAGAAAAAACAATATGAAAAAGATATTCTACTTTTTATTTGTGATGCTCATAGCTATGAACTTACATAGCTGCGATGACTGGACTGAAATGGAGACTAAAAACTTCGAACCGGAACCGTTGTCCGAAGAATACTATGCAGCGCTCAGGGAATATAAGAAAAGCGACCATCCTCTTGCATTCGGATGGTTCGGAAGCTGGTCGCCGCAAGGGGCAGCCTCGTTATATTACAGTCTGAAAAGTATTCCCGACAGTGTAGACATCGTTTCTATCTGGGGGTCATACGGCAGTTTGACGCAATTCCAGAAAGACGACTTGAAATATGTTCAGGAAGTACTGGGCACACGTGTCACGTTCACCTTGTTCTCACACAATATGGCGAACCTTCCCGGTAACTTCGAGAACATCCCGGAGAATATTCCGAAAGCCGCAAAAGCGATAGCCGACAGTATCCACAAATACGGTTATGACGGAATTGACTTTGACCACGAATGTACCAGCAAAGACTTGCTGTACAAGGAAGAGAACATGACCGCCCTGTTAAAGGAAATGCGCAAGCTGCTGGGACCGGACAAGCTGATTATCGTAGACGGCTTCGTAGAGCTTATTTCAGAAGAAGGTTGGAAATATGCCGACTATGCAGTATCACAGGCATACGGAGCATCTTCTGCCACCCGACTGAAACAACGGTTCGACTGGATAAAAGAACACATAGGTCCCGAACGCTATATTGTTACGGAAAACTTTGAAAGCTGGGCTGCCAACGGCGGCGTTACTTTCCGCGACCCGGAACGCGGAGAAATGCCGTCATTGCTCGGAATGGCTTACTGGAACCCTGCCGAAGGACGCAAAGGGGGACTGGGCACGTTCCACATGGAATACGAATTTTCCAACAATTACAAATACTTGCGTCAAGCTATCCAAATAATGAACCCTGCTAAAAAATAATAGAGTATGAGAAAGAACAAAACATATGCATTATTTGCCGGATTATTGGCTCTGCTAGCCTTCACTGGTTGCAAAGAAGAATATGAGCCGATAGGAAACCGCATGTACATCAACGAAGCCGCCTTCAAGAATGTAAAAAGCGTACCCGTCAATGTAGGTGAGAAAACGGTGACGAACTTTACGGTCCGCATCGCCGACATCATGCCCCAAGACGTCAACGCCACGTTGGTGGTGGATGAAACCATACTGAACGAATACAATGAGAAGATGCTCGCCAGCTATTCATTATTGCCGGCGGACAAGCATTCGTTCGACAAAGAAGTGACTATCGCAAGCGGCAAGACAATGGCCCAACCGACTGTTGTGACTATCAGCCCCTATGACGCGGCAGAAGGCGTAAAATATGCGCTGCCCATCAGGGTGGTAGGAGACGGCAGTGTGCCGGAAGAAAGACTGGGTTCCAAATATCTCTTGCTGCTCGACAAGCCCTGGACGCAATACACGCCTTACATGAGTACTCTAGGTGGCTTCAAATCTGAGAACGTGAAAACGCTTTCGGTAGAAAACTTCACTATCGAGTTCTGGCTGTGGATGGACGGATTCGACCACAACAACCAGTGCGTCATCGACTGTTCTGCCTTCTATATCCGCTTGGGTAATGCCAACAACCAGATTACGAAAGAGCAGTTGCAGATTAACATCTTCGGAACGCAAGCCGAAAACAACAAGGGCTTCTTCAACAACTTCTCCTTCCAGAAACGTACATGGACACACGTGGCTCTTGTCTACGACCAGGTGAAATGTCATTTCTACGCCAACGGAGAAAAAGTACAGGACGTTGAAGCAAGCGGTGTACCTGTTCCTATCACATCCATTGCCTTCTTCAACACCAATACGAAGAACGAGCACATGATGGGACAGGCACGGCTCTGGAACAAGGCGCTTACGCAATCCGAAATCCAGAACAACATGGCAGGTCCGGTTGCTGTAAACTCCAACCTTGTCGGTTACTGGAAAATGGACGAAGGTCCCGCCGAAGAAGGAAAAGACGAAATCCTCTTCGACAGCTCCGGCAACAACAACCATGCAACGTTAATTTCCGGAAGTGTCAAAGAATGGAGAGCCGACCAGTGCTTTACAAAGTAAAATAACTTCTCTTCCGGGACGGCAAGTCCCGGAAGAATGAAAGTTTTTTGCCGAAAAATGACATAGTGTAAATCACATTCATTATCTTTAGACGTGAATTAAGCGGTCTTACGAATTTCTTCCCGATTCGTTCCACAAGCTTGATTCACGTCTAAAATATTATAACCCTTTTAAAAACACAACTTTAAATGCAATCATTGGCAATATGAAACGAATCATCCAACATCCATTCAATATCCGCTACCTCTCCCTCATTCTCGCGCCACTAGCCGCCGGATGCCAGTCGAATACGGAAAATGCCCCGAAGCATCCCAATGTATTATTCATTTTGACAGATGATTTACAGGCTTCTTCCATCCATGCGCTAGGTAACAATGACGTGCACACTCCCGCTATCGACAGCCTCATCGCCGCAGGAGTCACCTTTACAAATACGTACACGAACGGCGCCCTATGCGGAGCGTTGTCCATGCCGAGCCGCGCCATGCTGATGACCGGACGCGGATTGTACGACATCCAGGCAGACGGAATGAAGATTCCCGAAGTGCACACCACTTTCCCGCAACAATTCAAGCGGAATGGTTACCGCACCTTTGCCACGGGAAAATGGCATTCGGACATGGCGTCTTTCAACCGTTCCTTCCAGGAAGGAGATAATATCTATTTCGGCGGAATGCATCCGTATGAACTGAACGGACATTGCTCACCCCACCTGCACCGCTACGACTCGACAGGCGTATATGGGCAGGAGACGAAATTTATCGGAGAAGAGTTTTCATCGAAAATGTATGCCGACGCAGCTATCCGCTTTCTGCAGACGCGGAAGGATGATAAACAACCTTTCCTTGCATATGTCGCATTTACGTCACCTCACGACCCGCGCAACCAGCTTCCTGCTTACGGTCAGAAATACACTCCGGACAGTCTTAGCCTGCCTGCCAACTTTCTGCCTGCCCATCCATTCGACAACGGAGAAATGGACGTGCGCGACGAATTACTGGTACCCGCCCCGCGGACAGGCGAACAGATACAAAAAGAGCTTTCCGATTATTACGGGATGATTAGTGAAGTGGACGTACAGATAGGACGTGTCATGCAGGCATTGCAGGAAACGGGACAAGCGGACAATACAATCATTGTCTTTGCTTCCGACAACGGTCTGGCAGTGGGACGTCATGGATTACTGGGCAAACAGAATCTTTACGACCACAGCGTGAAAGTACCGCTCACCCTTATCGCTCCTGCCTACAAAGGGCAGAAAGGAAAGAAGAACCATGCCTTGTGCTATCTGCACGACATCGCCCCGACACTCTGCGAACTGGCGAACATTGCCCTGCCGGAAAGCATGACGGGCCAATCCCTCTGTCACGTACTGGAAGACTCCACCGCCACACACCGCAGCGACTTATTTCTCGCCTATTCCAACCTGCAACGGGGATTTGTCAGCGGAAACTACAAATATCTTATATATAATGTAAGCGGAACAATCACCGAACAACTGTTCGACCTTCAGAACGACCCGTTGGAACAGCACAATCTATTACCCGGACAAGAGGAGACAGCACATAACTTGAAAGAACAATTAGCCTTCCGCATGGAAGAAGAGAAAGATTTCTGCGACTTATCCGACTCCCGCTGGTGGCAGGACGGACACAAACTCACATTTGACGAAATGCAACACTTATATATTTATGAATAAACTGATACTTACCGGACTGCTGGCAGCCGGAGCAATGACACACATTCAAGGTGCCCAGTCCACAGGACAAGAGGGGCAGCAGCAAAACTCTAAGGATAAAGCCCAGCGCCCCAATATCCTTTTTATCCTGAGTGACGACCACACTTCGCAAGCATGGGGTATCTACGGCGGAGTGCTGGCTGACTACGCCCACAATGACAATATCCGCCGACTGGCAAACGAGGGCGTAGTGCTCGACAACTGTTTCTGCACCAACTCCATCTCCGCCCCCAGCCGCGCCAGCATCCTCACCGGGCTATACAGCCACCGGAACGGGCTTTACACGCTAGCCGACTCACTGGATACTTCCATCCCCACACTGGCAACCGCCCTGCAAGCCAACGGCTACAATACCGGACTTGTCGGCAAATGGCACATACAGTCGCAACCGCAAGGATTCGATTATTACTCTATCTTCTACGACCAGGGAGAATACCGCGACCCCACTTTCATCGAAAGCACCGACCCGTGGCCGGGCAACCGCCGGTTCGGCGAGCGTGTACTCGGTTTC
The DNA window shown above is from Bacteroides faecium and carries:
- a CDS encoding SusD/RagB family nutrient-binding outer membrane lipoprotein, whose amino-acid sequence is MKKVTQVICSVLLVVLMCNCTGKFEDFNSNPYQPPTLNSRLLFAQLITCMSSTEENPAQRNITFWAGPFGGMLTPSSSWSRSQHFYTYNVDDNWNKWSVDWYFKNFYPNYFSIERFSEASGHYYALAKIMRVHIMQIIATMQGPLPYSKVESGQYSVAYDNEETAWKAMIDDLDYSIGVLTALMNTDPSFNELTTEDRIYKGDYKKWIKFANSLKLRIAIRISNAVPEYAQKRAEEAVSHPYGVMDSNDCDAYDDISATNYKNGLASVNSWGEVRANACIVSFMNGYKDPRCESYFTKSSVSSEYDYIGVRSGIQGITTSMFSAYSTVKVETKTPMLIFNAAEVAFLRAEGALKKWNMGGTAEDFYKEGIRLSFNERGVSGADAYIANTTNVPADYACPLNSAYNYTNPCKLPVAWDKTGPNADEDNLQRILTQKMIANFPIGNETWADFRRTGYPAVFPAHDNLSTQGVTKERQQRRLRFSEDEYSSNEANVTEACSFLSNGQDTDATDLWWAKKN
- a CDS encoding glycoside hydrolase family 18 codes for the protein MKKIFYFLFVMLIAMNLHSCDDWTEMETKNFEPEPLSEEYYAALREYKKSDHPLAFGWFGSWSPQGAASLYYSLKSIPDSVDIVSIWGSYGSLTQFQKDDLKYVQEVLGTRVTFTLFSHNMANLPGNFENIPENIPKAAKAIADSIHKYGYDGIDFDHECTSKDLLYKEENMTALLKEMRKLLGPDKLIIVDGFVELISEEGWKYADYAVSQAYGASSATRLKQRFDWIKEHIGPERYIVTENFESWAANGGVTFRDPERGEMPSLLGMAYWNPAEGRKGGLGTFHMEYEFSNNYKYLRQAIQIMNPAKK
- a CDS encoding DUF1735 and LamG domain-containing protein is translated as MRKNKTYALFAGLLALLAFTGCKEEYEPIGNRMYINEAAFKNVKSVPVNVGEKTVTNFTVRIADIMPQDVNATLVVDETILNEYNEKMLASYSLLPADKHSFDKEVTIASGKTMAQPTVVTISPYDAAEGVKYALPIRVVGDGSVPEERLGSKYLLLLDKPWTQYTPYMSTLGGFKSENVKTLSVENFTIEFWLWMDGFDHNNQCVIDCSAFYIRLGNANNQITKEQLQINIFGTQAENNKGFFNNFSFQKRTWTHVALVYDQVKCHFYANGEKVQDVEASGVPVPITSIAFFNTNTKNEHMMGQARLWNKALTQSEIQNNMAGPVAVNSNLVGYWKMDEGPAEEGKDEILFDSSGNNNHATLISGSVKEWRADQCFTK
- a CDS encoding sulfatase-like hydrolase/transferase, yielding MKRIIQHPFNIRYLSLILAPLAAGCQSNTENAPKHPNVLFILTDDLQASSIHALGNNDVHTPAIDSLIAAGVTFTNTYTNGALCGALSMPSRAMLMTGRGLYDIQADGMKIPEVHTTFPQQFKRNGYRTFATGKWHSDMASFNRSFQEGDNIYFGGMHPYELNGHCSPHLHRYDSTGVYGQETKFIGEEFSSKMYADAAIRFLQTRKDDKQPFLAYVAFTSPHDPRNQLPAYGQKYTPDSLSLPANFLPAHPFDNGEMDVRDELLVPAPRTGEQIQKELSDYYGMISEVDVQIGRVMQALQETGQADNTIIVFASDNGLAVGRHGLLGKQNLYDHSVKVPLTLIAPAYKGQKGKKNHALCYLHDIAPTLCELANIALPESMTGQSLCHVLEDSTATHRSDLFLAYSNLQRGFVSGNYKYLIYNVSGTITEQLFDLQNDPLEQHNLLPGQEETAHNLKEQLAFRMEEEKDFCDLSDSRWWQDGHKLTFDEMQHLYIYE